Genomic window (Besnoitia besnoiti strain Bb-Ger1 chromosome Unknown contig00156, whole genome shotgun sequence):
actggtttagatcttgaaggtctttgtttaccggatccaagttctcttgtgcttttcatgaccatcatgttaagtgcattaagtatagtggtatccagcgtatatttgaaaaaccaacatttgtatacaagctgtacgaatatcatgacattcactttggtagtcgccttcttaatgttagtctgtacggaatacttaggacatctctttatattaatgataatgcatttggtaatggacttttcatcttaactggtatacattttagccatgttattgttggagctatccttgtattcttcactcaaagtatctatagttctttagttacttacatgcctacaagctctataatgctaagcaaatctaaaggtatgttatgcaagatctttacagaaccattcactattttatatctacactttgtagaaaccatgtggatattaatccacattacattctatctctaaatcatataacggtcgtaaggtacgccggggataacaggtcagataatattgggagttctaatcctcggattgtatcagcacctccatgtcggctcattactcccttgttattgaacaagattcagttaggaacgctagttcaccgtcagatgtaatacgtgagctgggttaagaacgtctggagacagtttgttccctatctaccatattatctaattggtttaattttcttacaaacggcttttggtttgattgaattatcgcacccagataactccataccagtgaaccggtttgtaactccgcttcatatcgtacctgaatggtactttttagcatattatgcggtgttaaaagtaatcccatccaaaaccggtggtttgttagtatttatgttatcaacatgtcaatgaaatatcaacaacgatgaaacttatttggttaacataacaacatagaaggtaaagctggattacgttcaaactttacactggatacgtttcaatgttaacttactaaataccatgggagcgaagagaatctaatatgtaactccgttcatggaaatcaaaagagctttcacgctatctctagtgcctgtcgagtcgctcaaggaagatttgatcctgtatatgatttaagggatgtaaaggtgctcagggtctaaccgtcgggccatctggatcctcatattcaaagataattctatttaagaaagttttagataaacgacatgtgaagagtcggaccaactttcacgcacgacgataattacccgacaaggatttacct
Coding sequences:
- a CDS encoding cytochrome b6 subfamily protein (encoded by transcript BESB_029670), translating into FVPYLPYYLIGLIFLQTAFGLIELSHPDNSIPVNRFVTPLHIVPEWYFLAYYAVLKVIPSKTGGLLVFMLSTCQ